One Lycium barbarum isolate Lr01 chromosome 5, ASM1917538v2, whole genome shotgun sequence genomic window carries:
- the LOC132641041 gene encoding early nodulin-like protein 1 isoform X1, which yields MEECDNVDWAALRASLADERPVKNLEGARILDFDEFLIPDSAPAGPSEPPTQAFSHGSAEPAVSSHLTTEPQDSAPAGPSEPPTQAFSHGSAEPAVSSHMTTEPQDSAPVDPQELPIPEHSHQPAEAEVSSHETTEAHHLVQETTSYSPSHPFQEATDPSQEPSQASVYTQVHPSAPAVATPDEEEAQLLRTIHAIGLRPSNFHCRVATCCCCMGFGPIIIFICCCGWTDGG from the exons atggaggagtgtgataacgttgattgggcggcgttacgcgcttcattagctgatgagcggcctgtgaagaatttagagggagcccggattcttgactttgatgagtttttgatcccg gattcggcgccagcgggtccatcagagccacccactcaggcattttctcatgggtctgccgAGCCAGCAGTGTCTTCCCATTTGActaccgagccacag gattcggcgccagcgggtccatcagagccacccactcaggcattttctcatgggtctgccgAGCCAGCAGTGTCTTCTCATatgactaccgagccacag gattcggcgccagtggatccacaggagctgcccattccggagcattctcatcagcctgccgaggcagaggtgtcttctcatgagactaccgaggcgcat catctcgtccaAGAGACTACTTCATATTCACCATCACACCCATTTCAGGaggctacagacccatctcaggagccttctCAGGCGTCCGTttacacacag gttcatccttcggcgcctgcggtggcgactcccgacgaggaagag GCCCAACTGCTGCGGACTATTcatgctattgggcttcggcccagtaattTTCATTGTAGGGTCGCGACCTGCTGCTGctgtatgggctttggcccaataataaTTTTTATATGCTGTTGCGGATGGACTGATGGGGGATGA
- the LOC132641041 gene encoding uncharacterized protein LOC132641041 isoform X2 translates to MEECDNVDWAALRASLADERPVKNLEGARILDFDEFLIPDSAPAGPSEPPTQAFSHGSAEPAVSSHLTTEPQDSAPAGPSEPPTQAFSHGSAEPAVSSHMTTEPQDSAPVDPQELPIPEHSHQPAEAEVSSHETTEAHHLVQETTSYSPSHPFQEATDPSQEPSQASVYTQVHPSAPAVATPDEEEGRDLLLLYGLWPNNNFYMLLRMD, encoded by the exons atggaggagtgtgataacgttgattgggcggcgttacgcgcttcattagctgatgagcggcctgtgaagaatttagagggagcccggattcttgactttgatgagtttttgatcccg gattcggcgccagcgggtccatcagagccacccactcaggcattttctcatgggtctgccgAGCCAGCAGTGTCTTCCCATTTGActaccgagccacag gattcggcgccagcgggtccatcagagccacccactcaggcattttctcatgggtctgccgAGCCAGCAGTGTCTTCTCATatgactaccgagccacag gattcggcgccagtggatccacaggagctgcccattccggagcattctcatcagcctgccgaggcagaggtgtcttctcatgagactaccgaggcgcat catctcgtccaAGAGACTACTTCATATTCACCATCACACCCATTTCAGGaggctacagacccatctcaggagccttctCAGGCGTCCGTttacacacag gttcatccttcggcgcctgcggtggcgactcccgacgaggaagag GGTCGCGACCTGCTGCTGctgtatgggctttggcccaataataaTTTTTATATGCTGTTGCGGATGGACTGA